A window of the Terriglobia bacterium genome harbors these coding sequences:
- a CDS encoding acyl-CoA synthetase, translating into MADHLPPRDLWPSRVYTLPEFAAYPERFNPTEELLEKAVTSGRGDRTAILFEDQKFTYAQVLTQANKFGNALRGLGVEEGDRVILRTPNIPPALVTNFGILKLGGVCTPTSPLFSRSEIAHVANDAEAVALVVSFALLGEVEAARENFQTVKNIIVVGGDAAEVKAKGFIPYGELLQSGSPELDPVRRRREDVGILLYTSGTTGRPKGTVHLVEELLIIPDAFGKYGWKVKENDVVGGSAPLAFGAGYSSYATIPFRFGAAASLIAKFDPVKMFETIQKHKVSILTLAPTAYRKMLQLPDAQKKYDLSSLRLCTGGGESLTAPTYQAWKDKFGIDIFEGLGTTEMMYVFASNVVSEKAKAGSFGQAVPGYELKVVNEEGADVPAGTIGHFVARGPTGTIYWRDVDKQRHVVTKDGWNRAGDFVSQDAEGYFWFVSREDDIIKSSGYRIGPEEIEVTLAEHPAVQDVGIIGVPDEVRGQIAKAFVVLKPGTSVKPEELIEWCRGKIATYKLPREVVIVNELPRTPTGKLLRRVLRQKDSEVAVAKTAV; encoded by the coding sequence ATGGCAGATCATCTACCCCCTCGCGATCTGTGGCCGAGTCGTGTCTACACGCTGCCGGAGTTCGCGGCTTATCCCGAGCGCTTCAACCCCACCGAAGAATTGCTCGAGAAGGCCGTGACCTCCGGTCGCGGTGACCGGACGGCCATCCTGTTCGAAGACCAGAAGTTCACCTACGCGCAAGTGCTGACGCAGGCGAACAAATTTGGCAACGCGCTCCGCGGCCTGGGAGTGGAGGAGGGCGACAGGGTCATCCTGCGCACCCCCAACATTCCCCCGGCCCTGGTGACGAACTTCGGCATCCTAAAGCTGGGCGGCGTATGCACGCCGACCTCACCCCTGTTCTCACGCTCCGAGATCGCGCACGTGGCCAACGACGCGGAAGCGGTGGCCCTGGTCGTCAGCTTCGCCCTGCTGGGCGAGGTGGAGGCGGCGCGGGAGAACTTCCAGACGGTGAAGAACATCATCGTCGTCGGCGGCGACGCCGCCGAGGTCAAGGCCAAGGGCTTCATCCCGTACGGAGAACTCCTCCAGTCGGGCTCGCCCGAGCTGGACCCCGTGCGCCGGCGCCGGGAAGACGTCGGCATCCTGCTCTACACCTCCGGCACCACCGGACGCCCGAAAGGCACCGTCCACCTGGTGGAGGAGTTGCTGATCATCCCCGACGCCTTCGGCAAGTACGGCTGGAAGGTGAAGGAGAACGACGTGGTCGGTGGCTCGGCGCCCCTGGCGTTCGGCGCCGGCTACTCCAGCTACGCGACCATCCCGTTCCGCTTCGGCGCGGCGGCTTCCCTGATCGCGAAGTTCGATCCGGTGAAGATGTTCGAAACCATCCAGAAGCACAAGGTATCGATCCTGACCTTGGCTCCGACTGCCTACCGCAAGATGCTCCAGTTGCCGGACGCTCAGAAGAAGTACGACCTGAGCAGCCTGCGCCTGTGCACCGGCGGCGGTGAAAGCCTGACGGCTCCCACCTATCAGGCGTGGAAGGACAAGTTCGGCATCGACATCTTCGAAGGTCTGGGAACGACCGAGATGATGTACGTGTTCGCTTCCAACGTGGTCAGTGAGAAGGCCAAGGCCGGCTCCTTCGGGCAAGCGGTGCCGGGGTACGAGCTCAAGGTGGTCAACGAGGAAGGCGCGGACGTGCCGGCAGGCACCATCGGCCACTTCGTGGCGCGTGGCCCGACGGGAACGATTTATTGGCGCGACGTGGACAAACAACGCCACGTGGTGACCAAGGACGGCTGGAACCGGGCCGGTGACTTCGTTTCCCAGGACGCCGAAGGCTATTTCTGGTTCGTGTCGCGGGAAGACGACATCATCAAGAGCTCCGGATACCGCATCGGGCCCGAGGAGATCGAGGTGACCCTGGCGGAACATCCGGCGGTGCAGGACGTCGGCATCATCGGCGTGCCCGACGAAGTCCGCGGGCAGATCGCCAAGGCCTTCGTCGTGCTCAAGCCGGGGACGTCGGTCAAGCCCGAGGAACTCATCGAGTGGTGCCGCGGCAAGATCGCGACCTACAAGCTTCCGCGCGAGGTCGTGATCGTCAACGAATTGCCACGGACCCCGACCGGCAAACTGCTGCGCCGGGTCCTGCGGCAGAAGGATTCGGAGGTCGCTGTCGCCAAGACAGCGGTCTGA
- a CDS encoding lyase: protein MRSHVIRTCVLLGLCVALALAAESGKVSIKEWEVPTPHSRPHDPALAPDGSLWYTGQMANKLGRLDPKTGEFKEYSLKTPDSGPHGLVADRDGNIWFTAAFKGYIGKLDPKTGKVTEYPMPDPRAKDPHTPVFDQSGILWFTVEGSNFVGQLDPRTGAIKLKEVPTPHAVPYGIVVAKNGTPYFCEFGTNKLASIDAKTMSITEYPLPEGARPRRLALASDGAIYYSDYARGYLGHFDPATKKVEEWPSPGGAGSKPYGIAVTPDGTVWYAETGLQPNTLVRFDPKTKNFSKTDVPSGGGVIRNMAATPDGKVYLACSGVNKVGIAEVVQ from the coding sequence ATGCGATCGCACGTGATCCGCACTTGTGTATTGCTCGGCCTGTGTGTCGCTCTCGCGCTGGCGGCGGAGAGTGGCAAGGTGTCGATCAAAGAATGGGAGGTGCCGACGCCACACTCCCGCCCGCACGATCCCGCGCTCGCGCCCGACGGCTCGCTCTGGTACACCGGGCAGATGGCTAACAAGCTGGGGCGCCTCGATCCGAAGACAGGTGAGTTCAAGGAATACTCGCTGAAGACGCCCGATTCCGGCCCGCACGGTCTGGTGGCCGACCGCGACGGCAACATCTGGTTCACCGCTGCGTTCAAGGGTTACATCGGCAAGCTGGATCCCAAGACCGGCAAAGTGACCGAGTACCCGATGCCCGATCCGCGCGCCAAGGACCCGCACACTCCCGTCTTCGATCAGAGCGGCATTTTGTGGTTCACGGTCGAGGGTTCGAATTTTGTCGGGCAGTTGGATCCGCGCACCGGCGCCATCAAGCTGAAAGAGGTCCCGACACCCCATGCCGTGCCTTACGGCATCGTCGTCGCGAAGAACGGTACGCCGTACTTTTGCGAATTTGGCACCAATAAGCTGGCGAGCATCGATGCAAAGACGATGAGCATCACCGAGTACCCGCTGCCTGAAGGCGCGCGTCCACGGCGGCTGGCGCTGGCGTCCGACGGCGCCATCTACTACTCCGACTACGCGCGCGGCTACCTCGGCCACTTCGATCCAGCGACGAAGAAGGTGGAAGAGTGGCCGTCGCCCGGCGGCGCCGGATCGAAGCCCTACGGCATCGCTGTCACACCCGATGGCACGGTCTGGTATGCCGAAACTGGCCTACAGCCCAACACGCTGGTGCGCTTCGATCCCAAGACGAAGAATTTTTCGAAGACCGACGTGCCCTCGGGCGGTGGAGTGATTCGCAACATGGCCGCGACGCCGGACGGCAAGGTCTATCTGGCGTGCAGCGGGGTGAACAAAGTGGGGATCGCCGAAGTCGTGCAATGA
- a CDS encoding DUF4177 domain-containing protein yields the protein MGSNGTSKRTQWEYFDRMVVFDDSEQGMVSGLEEWINDAGKDCWELVSSAPLIAPNKDGLAYGTIGIHLIFKRPRVAEG from the coding sequence ATGGGCAGCAACGGCACAAGCAAGCGCACGCAGTGGGAATACTTCGATCGCATGGTCGTCTTCGACGATAGCGAGCAGGGGATGGTGAGCGGCCTGGAAGAGTGGATCAACGATGCCGGCAAGGACTGCTGGGAACTGGTGAGCTCGGCTCCCCTCATTGCCCCCAACAAGGACGGACTCGCCTATGGCACCATCGGCATCCACCTCATCTTCAAACGGCCGAGGGTCGCTGAGGGGTGA
- a CDS encoding cyclic nucleotide-binding domain-containing protein, with the protein MEPAKSGLQFLTPNDWALIRDKARELRFAKDQRLIHEGLVGNTLYILKTGTARVERRNGGQVIRIATLGPGDICGEMSFIEKTSASASVVADVELTADALDAAVLISLFESFPHVGSRFFRSVALTLSRRLRATSAELAKARAISVSKA; encoded by the coding sequence TTGGAACCAGCGAAGAGCGGCTTGCAATTCCTCACGCCCAACGACTGGGCGCTGATCCGCGACAAGGCGCGCGAACTCCGCTTCGCCAAGGACCAGCGGCTAATCCACGAAGGTCTCGTGGGCAATACTCTCTACATTTTGAAAACGGGGACCGCCCGCGTCGAGCGGAGGAACGGCGGCCAAGTAATCCGTATCGCGACCCTGGGGCCGGGCGACATCTGCGGAGAGATGTCATTCATCGAAAAGACCTCCGCCAGCGCCTCCGTCGTGGCCGACGTGGAACTCACCGCCGATGCCCTGGACGCAGCGGTCCTGATCTCTCTCTTCGAGTCGTTCCCCCACGTGGGCTCGCGCTTCTTCCGCTCCGTCGCATTGACGCTATCGCGGCGCCTGCGCGCCACCTCCGCTGAACTGGCGAAGGCAAGAGCTATCTCGGTTTCCAAAGCAT
- a CDS encoding PAS domain S-box protein produces MELQRESLCQRIVDECEAGILYAGRDGRVRLWNRGCEHMFGWTATETVGQSMDMIIPEKHRSRHWEGWEAVMKSGVTKYGHEPLAVPALTKDGRRISIEFNIVLLRDDAGQVLGAAAIIQDVSARWERDKALKQKLAALEAQIKNAVGSK; encoded by the coding sequence GTGGAACTCCAGCGCGAGTCGCTCTGCCAGCGCATCGTCGACGAGTGTGAGGCGGGCATCCTGTACGCCGGCCGCGATGGCCGTGTACGCCTGTGGAACCGCGGCTGCGAGCACATGTTCGGCTGGACCGCCACAGAAACGGTCGGCCAGTCGATGGACATGATCATCCCGGAGAAGCATCGCTCCCGCCACTGGGAGGGCTGGGAGGCGGTGATGAAGAGCGGTGTGACCAAGTACGGCCACGAACCTCTCGCTGTCCCCGCGCTCACCAAGGACGGCCGCCGCATCTCCATCGAGTTCAACATCGTCCTGCTGCGTGACGACGCGGGCCAGGTGCTGGGCGCCGCCGCCATCATCCAGGATGTGAGCGCGCGCTGGGAGCGCGACAAGGCCCTCAAGCAGAAGCTGGCGGCGCTGGAAGCTCAGATCAAGAACGCAGTCGGAAGCAAGTGA
- a CDS encoding enoyl-CoA hydratase: MAYETVLCESDGPIATVTLNRPNRRNALSLQLMLELIDCLEQIGKDKRVRAVVLAAAGKVFSSGHDLSEMVGKDINEYRRTFDVCTQLMTLLQSIPQPVVAEVQGMATAAGCQLVATCDLAVAAEEASFATPGVRIGLFCTTPMVALSRAVGRKRALQMLMTGEPISSATAAEWGLVNSVVPAAQLHAETRKLAAHIAEASPLTLAIGKQAYYSQIDLDQPKAYAYAKEVMSMNSMAMDAQEGISAFLQKRPACWTGK, encoded by the coding sequence ATGGCATACGAAACCGTTCTGTGCGAATCCGACGGCCCCATCGCGACCGTCACCTTGAACCGGCCCAACCGGCGCAACGCCCTCTCGCTCCAGCTCATGCTCGAGTTGATCGACTGCCTGGAGCAGATCGGCAAGGACAAGCGGGTCCGGGCCGTCGTACTGGCGGCAGCCGGCAAAGTGTTTTCCTCCGGGCATGACCTGAGCGAGATGGTGGGCAAGGACATCAACGAGTACCGGCGCACCTTCGACGTGTGCACGCAGTTGATGACGCTCCTCCAGTCCATCCCCCAGCCGGTCGTCGCCGAGGTGCAGGGCATGGCCACCGCCGCGGGCTGCCAGCTGGTGGCGACCTGCGATCTGGCCGTCGCCGCCGAGGAGGCCTCGTTCGCGACGCCGGGCGTGCGCATCGGCCTGTTCTGCACGACGCCCATGGTCGCGCTCAGCCGCGCCGTCGGCCGCAAGCGCGCGCTCCAGATGCTGATGACCGGCGAACCCATCAGTTCCGCCACCGCAGCCGAGTGGGGACTGGTGAACAGCGTCGTCCCCGCGGCGCAACTGCATGCGGAGACGCGCAAGCTGGCCGCGCACATCGCCGAGGCCAGCCCCTTGACCCTCGCCATCGGCAAGCAGGCGTACTACTCGCAGATCGATCTCGACCAGCCCAAGGCCTACGCCTACGCCAAAGAGGTCATGAGCATGAATTCCATGGCCATGGACGCGCAGGAAGGGATTTCGGCGTTCCTTCAGAAACGCCCCGCGTGCTGGACGGGAAAATGA
- a CDS encoding Crp/Fnr family transcriptional regulator, which translates to MFCELSPKARNEFDSISCTITYPDGAAIFAEGQAPRGVFILRKGKIKLSICSSEGKTLILRLAEPGEVLGLAGTLSGRQYEMTAETLGPCEVEYVKRDGFLRFMQSHNEICLWVAEQLSHMYNTACHEIRSLGLSHSAAEKLAKLLLQWSFSNGDSRQPGRIKLSLTHEEVAQMIGTSRETVTRLFADFKKRQYIQLNGSTLLIRNKASLEAVAHS; encoded by the coding sequence ATGTTCTGCGAACTCTCACCTAAGGCCAGGAATGAATTCGATTCCATCAGTTGCACCATCACATATCCCGACGGCGCCGCGATCTTTGCCGAGGGACAGGCGCCGCGCGGCGTCTTCATCCTGCGCAAGGGCAAGATAAAGCTGTCCATCTGCTCGAGCGAAGGCAAAACGCTGATCCTCCGACTCGCCGAACCGGGCGAGGTCCTGGGGCTGGCCGGCACCCTCTCCGGAAGACAGTACGAGATGACCGCCGAGACCCTCGGCCCGTGCGAGGTCGAGTACGTAAAGCGCGACGGGTTCCTGCGCTTCATGCAGTCGCACAACGAGATCTGCCTGTGGGTGGCCGAGCAGCTCAGCCACATGTACAACACCGCCTGCCACGAGATCCGCTCTCTCGGGCTATCACACTCGGCGGCGGAGAAACTGGCCAAGCTGCTGCTGCAATGGTCGTTCAGCAATGGCGACTCACGCCAGCCCGGACGCATCAAGCTCTCCCTCACCCACGAAGAGGTCGCGCAGATGATCGGGACCTCTCGCGAAACGGTCACCCGGCTCTTCGCCGACTTCAAGAAGAGACAGTACATCCAGCTGAACGGATCCACCCTGCTCATCCGCAACAAGGCTTCCCTGGAGGCCGTGGCACACTCCTAG